TTTCCTCctctcaacacacacatacatgaaaggGAATAACAACTTAGGACTTTGGGTTCCTTGTTAggttagttttttaattttttaatttattactttttttgtccTGTGACATGGTCTTACTCACTTATGTAGCCttgtctgaccttgaactcatagtaatcctactGCTTCATCTTTCAAATGCTGGTATTCTGcttatgagccaccatacccagctctttggttattttttagttatttttatttttttttttaacaaacagaGTCAACATGGAATCATCTCTtgattttaaagttatatttgaAAGGCCTAACTATAAAAATTAGTTTGGTCCTGAGTGAATGGGCACAAATGGAGTATTTACTTTGCTCCAGATGGTTCTCATCACTGCTTTGGCTGGCTTTGTGCCATAATAATTAGTATGGTAGCAGAGAGCTGTGACCAGAgcagatatttatttgagacctatGCAATGTTAGAGAATTATCAAGTCTGACAGGGATTGACCTGTAAACCACCTtcaagttttgctttgttttagagTTCAGCTCATTGCTTTTGAACAACTCTCACTCATGTTGGGTCaacagagaacagagcagcaaATGGAAGGAtcagatggactgtggtttgagacacagttttgtttttatctttctgaGCCTCCATTTGTTTGAAAAATGGAGATGAATATTGTCTTTTGTGCCAAAGTGTACTATGTATTGAATATTATAATGCATCTCTAAGTGCTACTGCAAAATTGCTAATGCTATGAAAAATGACATTTAATAGTACATCTGCCCAGCTTCTCTTACCTCATGCATTTTCTTCTCCTATTTATGTCAGTTCTAAGTAGTATAATGGCCATATTTGGGGGTAAAGAGGTGAGACTAAAGTGAAATTGATTTATTCTGCTCTGTGGGAAGTCCTGCATGCTCCTGTGTGCTTTTCAATTCCTATTTTAGATTTGTGAGCACaagaaaaaatgattttcttGGGAAAATGTTGTTTGAATACCTTTATATACACAGCCTAAAAGTGAGGCAAACAACCAGTCTTACGAATTTGTCACTTTGATACATAGCACATATAATACCTCTAAGGATGccagaaatagaaatggcaaaaTCATAAGCAGCAATGGTCATGGAGTCAATTGCTCCACCTATTCCTAGATTAATATTCAAGGCAGTTCTGCTATCAGTGGGGCTGACCTTTCTAGGGTACATAAGCAAGAAACATCAAGATGGAAATGCACAAAGAAGTCATTCCACTTATATGCTGATCTGTCTTCTCAGCTGTCCTACTGGCTACTAGATTGTAGGCTTTTATCCAGGATAAACAGAAAGCTTATCATAACTTGCAGCTCATTGCTTTAGGGCATTCTCTCCCACACCCTATGAGGTAATGGCCTGTGTTGCAAGTGTTCTGCCAGATAAAGTCTCAACAAAGAGCCCATGTAGTCCATATTAAGAAGAACTAGCACTTTTCATCTACATATTCGATACATAGgcacatcatttttaaaaaaaattttattagcattttccatgattataaaaaaaaatcccaaggtaattccctccctccccccgacatttcccctttgaaattccattctccatcatattacctccccatcacaatcattgtacttacatatatacaatatcaacctattaagtaccctcctcccttcctttctcttccctttatgtctcctttttaacttattggcctctgctactaagtattttcattttcatgcagaagcccaatcatctgtagctagtatccacatatgagggagaacatgtggtgcttggctttctgggcctgggttacctcacttagtataatcctttccaggtccatccatttttctgcaaatttcataacttcatttttctttactgctgagtagaactccattgtataaatgtgccacatcttcattatccactcatcagttgagggacagctaggctggttccatttcccagctattataaattgagcagcaattaacatggttgagcatgtacttgtaaggaaatcagatgagtccttgggatatatgcctaggagtgctatagctgggtcatatggtagatcaatctttagctgttttaggaacctccacactgttttctacaatggctggaccagattgcattcccaccagtagtgtagaagggttcctgttttttcacatccctgccaacatttatgatcatttgttttcatgatggtggccaatctgacaggagtgagatggtatctcaatgtagttttaatctgcatttccctgatggctagtgatgtagaacatttttttagatgcttatatgccattcgtatttcttttgagaatgctctatttagctacatagcccattttttgattggcttgtttgattctttcttatttaactttttgagttctttgcatatcctagatatcaatcctctatcagatatatagctggcgaagattttttcccattctgtaggttgcctctttgcttttttcactacgtcctttgcagagcaaaatctttgtaatttcatgaggtcccagtgattaatctgtggttttattgcctgagcaattggggttgtattcagaaagtctttgccaagacaaatatgttgaagggtttcccctactttttcctctagcagtttcagagtttcaggtctgatgttaaggtctttaatccatttggatttaattcttgtgcatgacgacagagaagaatctattttcatccttctacagatatatatccagttttcccaacaccctttgctgaagaggctgtcttttctccaatgagtattttgggcatttttatcgaatatcaggtggctatagctacttgggcttacatctgggtcctctgttctgttccactgatctacatgtgtgtttttgtgccagtaccatgctgtttttgttactatggctctgtagtataggttaaaatcagggatggtgataccaccagccttatttttgttgctcagtattattttagatattcgaggttttttgtgattccaaatgaatttttggattgttttttctatttccatgaagaatgcttttggaattttgatagggattgcattaaatgtgtagattgcttttggtaagattgccattttcacaatattgattcttccaatccaggaacaagggatgtttctccactttctagtgtcttctgcaatttctcgcttgagtgttttaaagttctcattgtagagattctttacttccttgcttaggtttattccaaggtactttattattttttttttttttgatgcaattgtgaatgggagtgattctctgatttcatcctctgtgtgtttgttgttagcatatatgaaggctactgatttctgtgtatttattttgtatcctgctacatggctgtaggttttgatcagctctaacagtttactagtagagtttttagggtcctttatgtatagaatcatgtcatctgcaaataatgataacttgatttcttcctttccaatttgtatcccttttatgtgtgtttcttgccttattgctatggctaagacttccagaactatattaaataaaagtggggacaatgggcacccttgtcttgttcctgattttagtggaaaagcttccagtttttccccatttagtaatatgttggctgcaggcttgtcataaatagcttttattatattgagatatgttccttctattcccagtctctgtaggacttttatcatgaagggatgttggattttgtcaaatgctttctttgcgtccaatgagatgatcatgtgatttttgtccttcaacccatttatataatgtattacatttatagatttgcgtatattgaaccatccctgcatctctaggatgaagcctacttggtcagagtgaatgatctttttgatatactcttatattctgtttgccaatattttgttgagaatttttgcatctatgttcatgagggagattggtctgtaattttctttttttgttctatctttgccttgttttggtatcatggtgatgctggcctcatagaaggagtttggtagaattccttctttttctatttcctggaaaagcttaagaagcaatggtgttagctcttccttaaaggtctggtaaaatacagcagtgaatccatctgggcctgggcttttttagttgggagattattgataactgtttggatctccatgtttgttataggtctatttaagtgattaatctcattttgatttaatttaggtaggtcatataaatcaaggaaatcatccatttttttcagattttcatactttgtggagtatatgcttttatagtatgcccctatgattttttgaatttctctggaatctgttgtgatgttaccttgttcatctctgattttattaatttgtgtctcttctcttgttcttttggtcagatttgctaaggtttgtcaatcttgtttatcctttcaaagaaccaactctttgtttcattaattcttttgattttttttttgtttctatttcattaatttctgctctaatctttattatttcttcccgcctactgatttttggtttgccttgttcttctttttctaaagatttaaggtgaagcattaggtcgtttacttgtgacctttctaatttcttaatataggcacttaagtctataaatttacctcttagaactgccttcattgtgtcccagagattttgatatgttgtgttctcattatcgtttgactctataaattttttgatttccttcttgatttcttcattgacccattcatgatttagtagtgtattgtttagtttccatgattttgtgtatgctttatagcctttcttgctactgatttgtagtttaattccattgtggtcagatagaatgcaaggaattatttcaattttcctgaatttgttaaggtttgctttgtgtcctcatatatggtctattttagagaatgttccatgtgctgctgaaaagaatgtatattctgcagcttttggatgaaatgtcctgtatatatctcttaggtccattccttctatgacctcatttagtccagatgcctctctttattttttcccgggatgacctgtcaattgatgagagtggggtgttaaagtcaccccctacccctgtgtttggtgttatctgtgaccttacttctaatagtgtttgtttgatgaatttgggagcccccatgttaggtataGGCACAGGCTCATCATTTTTATACTTCcatattctatctatctatctatctatctatctatctatctatctatctatctatcatctatttatctacctacctacctacctacctattcaGTTTTAAGCATACAAAGGACTTTATTTTCATACCTGGGAAAATGATAACCATTTACATGGTTTCCTTGGCCATTTACATAGCAAATGGCCAAGGAAAGTGACTCCCGCATACAAATCTGGagttttttataggtctattaGAGGAAGCAGGTTGAAATATTCTATTGATAATTGACTTTTGACATTTATTATAAGGTGTAAGCAGATGAGATTGCTTGTTTTCTCCCTGTGTTTGCTAAAAATTATCTAAATATAGCTCTGTTGCTAGATGTCAGTGTGGTAGATCTTTGTTCCCTGTTAATAgataagtgttttaaaaatattttaacttgtaAGGGGATGAGGCTATTGCTCATTGGgtgagtacttgcctagcacacaaAGTTCCAAGTTCAATCCAgtatggaaaaataattttttagtaaAAATACATtgagtatatttttatatttaattttaaataatttttattattatgcacTTTATAGTATGAACATATTACATGTTGGTTATATTCCCATCTGGttatactcttcttttttttttttttttaacagatccTGCCTTGAGTTTATTTGTAGAAATGCCACAGCACACCAGCCATCTGTAATCAGCCAAGGGAACATGCCAGTCCATCTGTCTTTACATTGGTGGATAGAGAGCTTTACTCTGGGCCCTTCACAGGGGCCTGGGAGCATTTCTGAACTGGAGTGAAAGCTGCAAAGCCTGTATCTGGGCCTTAGCTGGAGCTGCAGTCTGGGCCTTGGTTCTTGTTTGGCAGAGCCTGTGACTCTTGGTCATGTAGGTAGACAAACTTGGGGTGGGTGATGAAAGCAAGTCTGCTGAGCTGGGACCCTTTGGGGGCTTGGGCTTAGCCTGCTTGGGCTTTACAGGGGCCTTGACAGCCTCAGCCTGAGCATTCATTGCCTTCGTGTTGTTGGCCTGCAACTTCTTCAGGGCCTCCCTGTGCTTCTTTGCCAAATGCATGTTCCCCAGGAACTTAGGGAAACCCCCTTAAGAAATTTATATCTTTGTGATCAGGGATTCTTGATGCCATTTCTGTGTCATTTTGGGGACTGGCATGGTGTGGTTCTTGGACTTAGCCATGTTTGCGCTGTAACCTGCCAGGCCAAAATgccagagacagaaaggagaagcTGGTTAGACTCTTGTATCTCCTGTCGCCATTCCATTGATGACCCTCCACAGTGAGGTTGtttgtattcattgtggggtcatgaatataccAGCCTCAGTGCAGGGGAAATGTCTTGGGGTATACCTTCCAACCCCATGGCTCTTATAATTTTTCTGTaccatcttccacaatgtttcttaAGCCTTGGTAAGCCTGTTATAAGTTCTCCTATAGTGTTGGGCTTTCTACATCCTCTGAATTCCTGCTTTGATGAGGTTGTGAGTCTCTTCACTGCCTATAACCATTTTCTAGGAGAAGGTTGTCAGCCCAGCAGTGTGTTCAGCACTGGACTTAAGTCTTTACTTCCTCTGTAGTTTCTTTTGGACAACATGAGATGTTATAGAGCTGGTTTGTCTTCTGCTAGGCAgctggctagttttttttttttttttttttttttgtcatattgaTAGGTCTTGGTTCTTCCCGGTATTCACTACTTTCTGGGCCCTGATCACCCAGTACTACTTACTGCTCTGGGTTTGAGAGTGAGATCAGCTCTGAACTCCCTACTGATGGCTGCAGTGGTGGTTGGGAGTGTATGCATTTAATACCTTGAGCTAAGACATgtatacttatatatgtatataatataaattaaaaattgattttatgaTCCACTAAACAGTTGCAAAGAATagtttgaagctgggcgtggtggtgcatgcctttaatcccagcccttgggaagcagaggtaggaagatcactgtgagttcaaggccaccctgagactacatagtgaattccaggtctgcctgagctagagtgagaccctatcttaaaaaacttaaaaaaaaaaaaaaaaggttgaaaacCACTGGTCTTTGAGAATCAGTTAGCTGAGACCTGGAGTCTCATTTTCTTAGGGTCAGTCACTGGTGCTTCTGAAAACAAAGTTAATGTGGGCACTGGTGAAGTTGGATTACATTAacatttatgacttttttttgtttttttgaaacatttatgATTTTGAGACCTGTTTTTCAAAGGCTGTTGTTAATGTCTTATTTGAAAGATGAAAAAAGGCATTAAACCAGAAAGATTTAGAAACATTTTACAACAAGAGAAATAAGTTTTCTTCTCTGACAATactccattttcttcctccctaccTGTCCTTTCCATAATAAAGGGGTGGGGTGTTacattgagatggggaaggattTGGAAGAAATATAAAGTGATAGTAATGCAGATAATTAGAAGAACTCTGTGACAGTTTCCATGGGAGGATGAGGTCCTCTTTGATCTCTGAGATGTATGACATGCTACCAATAAAATCTTAGGTtttcaacagacccagttattcccttactgggcatttaccctaaaatctttGTGCCTCAGCTCaaagagatttactcaaccatgtttatagctactcaattcataatagctaagaattggaatcaacccagatgtccatcattagatgaatggataatcaagatgtggtatatatacatgatggaattccacacagcagtaaggaaaaatggcacaatgacatttgaagaaaaattgctgaacttggaactgatcattctcagcaaacccacccaatcagagaaagacaatcatcacatggtcttactcatctgtggctcttaacctgaatctttcagagatgctgacatacctaataggcatcccaaggaccagacaatagtgagggtggggcaggaggggagggtaagggggaGGGACACACAAAACTGTACCCAAAtcaaatggtaccataaaatcctatatcctgaaatacagactaaaatgttgaatcttcatcaggcccttagagggaacacctgaatcacagggtcctggagagggtatgataaagactaaccttaatcttctcctatttctctctttctctctctcctttctttctcttttatattacctttttcttcattcttttcccttggcactggcttgtaactcccagtaccatgatgcagttaacatccacaatgagctgttgatcagagagacctacaaggtttcccagaaGAAGACAGATCTCTGTCAGAGCacatgattacccaccaaaggttaatggtaataccctattgccaaagacaccatatgttgttggaacagaacatggagagatctagctggaatctggaagagagttagtccccagacagttagcttgtctagtgccagaagatgatacatgagtgactaggggaaaatgaccaacttctgtccaagcaactcatggtctaggttactcagcagcaaacaacctgatgtgatgcttacccaagtgcaatagtggcacatagctatggtgggtaaccaactgctcttgaattggctaacagatctgcttagtggaacagaacccatagctggaactgggaaacaagttagaaccatatccaaaaattgaatccaatatcaagttcccaccaatcttgggctacaagaaggcctatacccattaaattccctctaaaataataatggctatcctatttatctggtgctgacttcactctccattggagaatctgcttctctttttcagatggacacagatcctgaggagagaatcagtccattgcacctcaccagagccccagctgaaaccacagagtaattggaaaaatgaccaagagtgctgctttcttggtggacctggtaccagcacaagggtgaaggagatagacacagagaacactcaactcctaccaaaccagaaacccatagacacagaggctcccaagacctcatcattgaagtaggcctaaaatgaacccaacatggctgagggaaatttgcagaagaggggaagaaagattgttggagccacaagttgggacattatgtacagagacattgcttcttccccactagtgatggctaaccccaaaatgcatgacccacattctccaatgaggagggtcccttttgAAGGGGGAGGGCAAGGcaaaggctaacaatggtaccaacatggctgtttacacactgtgtaTGTACTTtactaacaaagaaaaaaaatcttagggtTTCCAGCTAAGTtatttatgatttcatttaaGTTACTCAAGGTCCCTAAGACCCATTTGCTGCTGGCTAGTGTTGTGTGGAGCAGAATCAATGGGTCTTTGTAGCATTGGTAAGGTTGATGATTTGTATGCCTTCTAAATTGttataaaacttgggctggagagatggcttagtggttaagtgcttgcctgtgaagcctaaggaccccggttcgaggctcagttccccaggtcccacgttagccagatgcacaagggggcacacgcatctggagttcgtttgcagaggctggaagccctggcgcgcccattctctctctctctccctctatctgtctttctctctgtgtctgtcactctcaaataaataaataaataaaaataaaaaataaaaaaaaactttctgttaATTGGAGATAAGTTAGTTCTTTGCTCTATGTTCTTTAATGatagtttcttttcatttttttttattgacaacttatatacttacagacaataaaccatgatatttccctccactcccccactttccactttccgcttcacaactctgctctctatcatatcccctccctctctccactagtctctcttttaatttgatgccatcatctttttttcctattatgagggtcttgtgtaggtattgctaggcactttgaggtcatggatatagaggccaatttctgtctggacagttgcattgaaaagagtggtacccttcctttggctcttccacagtggaccctgagccttggagggtgttatagagatgtttcagtgatagacattcctctgcctcttcttctttgggtcatcccagtggtcattgccatctgaaaaagagtagcttctctaaccagaagtgagagtaaccttaatgtatgaatatgaacattatgtatagtgctttcagggcaatttggtgaaattaatatatgcatttatccagacaaaagtAGGCTTTATACTTCTAGggatcatgacctcccctgccataggcttttgattaggttttcagtaccaggcatatattcctccca
The nucleotide sequence above comes from Jaculus jaculus isolate mJacJac1 chromosome 7, mJacJac1.mat.Y.cur, whole genome shotgun sequence. Encoded proteins:
- the LOC123462337 gene encoding 60S ribosomal protein L29-like — protein: MHLAKKHREALKKLQANNTKAMNAQAEAVKAPVKPKQAKPKPPKGPSSADLLSSPTPSLSTYMTKSHRLCQTRTKAQTAAPAKAQIQALQLSLQFRNAPRPL